The Conger conger chromosome 15, fConCon1.1, whole genome shotgun sequence genome contains a region encoding:
- the gnrhr4 gene encoding gonadotropin releasing hormone receptor 4 produces MVFRAYTVEMNTSSHGPEFTTFRQTVSGAPPNGSWEAVAFTPGNGSAAAGEELPTFSTAAKVRVVITLVLCVVSAVCNLAVLWAASTSHKRRSHVRILIINLTLADLLVTFVVMPLDAVWNVTVQWLAGDLACRLLMFLKLLAMYSGAFVTVVISLDRQSAILDPLAINEAKKKNKVMLAVAWAMSAFLSVPQMFLFHNVTVTVPDNFTQCSTHGSFTEHWQETVYNMFTFVCLFLLPLAIMISCYTRILIEISKRMTKGNASSKEVHLRRSKNNIPKARMRALKMSIVIVVSFIVCWTPYYLLGLWYWFFPDDLEETVSHSLTHMLFIFGLFNACLDPITYGLFTIHLRKRVKRYCHSAAVLVESDNTDVTGSFRCSSSPLRLRREEGGVEEETERKSGCYGSYLTVRCNGREEPSQSSPNSMI; encoded by the exons ATGGTGTTTCGCGCGTACACGGTCGAAATGAACACTTCCTCCCATGGCCCCGAGTTCACAACTTTCCGCCAGACCGTCTCCGGGGCCCCGCCCAATGGCAGCTGGGAGGCGGTGGCCTTCACGCCTGGCAATGGGAGCGCTGCGGCGGGCGAAGAGCTGCCCACCTTCTCCACGGCCGCCAAAGTGCGCGTGGTCATCACCCTGGTGCTGTGCGTGGTGTCGGCGGTGTGCAACCTGGCGGTGCTGTGGGCCGCCAGCACCTCCCACAAGCGCCGGTCGCACGTGCGCATCCTCATCATCAACCTGACGCTGGCCGACCTCCTGGTGACCTTCGTGGTGATGCCTCTGGACGCCGTGTGGAACGTGACGGTGCAGTGGCTGGCGGGCGACCTGGCCTGCCGCCTGCTCATGTTCCTCAAGCTGCTCGCCATGTACTCGGGCGCCTTCGTCACCGTGGTGATCAGCCTGGACCGCCAGTCCGCCATCTTGGACCCGCTGGCCATCAACGAGGccaagaagaagaacaaggtCATGCTGGCCGTGGCGTGGGCCATGAGCGCCTTCCTGTCAGTCCCACAG ATGTTTCTATTCCACAACGTGACCGTCACAGTCCCGGACAACTTCACTCAGTGCTCCACCCATGGTAGCTTCACAGAGCACTGGCAGGAGACCGTCTACAACATGTTCACCTTCGTCTGCCTCTTCCTGCTGCCGCTAGCCATCATGATCTCCTGCTACACCCGCATCCTGATAGAGATCTCCAAACGCATGACCAAGGGGAACG CATCGTCCAAGGAAGTGCACCTCCGCCGCTCCAAGAACAACATCCCCAAAGCCCGGATGCGGGCTCTGAAAATGAGCATCGTCATCGTGGTGTCCTTCATCGTCTGCTGGACGCCATACTACCTGCTGGGCCTGTGGTACTGGTTCTTCCCGGACGACCTGGAGGAGACCGTGTCGCACTCGCTCACCCACATGCTCTTCATCTTCGGCCTGTTCAACGCCTGCCTGGACCCCATCACCTACGGCCTGTTCACCATCCACCTCCGCAAGCGCGTGAAGCGCTACTGCCACAGCGCCGCCGTGCTGGTGGAGTCCGACAACACCGACGTCACCGGCTCCTTCCGCTGCTCGTCCTCTCCGCTGCGCCTCaggcgggaggaggggggggtggaggaggagacggaAAGGAAGTCCGGTTGCTACGGCAGCTACCTGACCGTCCGCTGCAATGGAAGGGAGGAGCCCAGCCAGTCCAGCCCAAACAGCATGATATGA